A genomic stretch from Microtus ochrogaster isolate Prairie Vole_2 linkage group LG10, MicOch1.0, whole genome shotgun sequence includes:
- the LOC113457925 gene encoding eIF-2-alpha kinase GCN2-like, with protein MGPFLTSQEREKVEKCKKQIQGAETEFSSLVKLSHPNIVRYFAMNSREQEDSIVVDILAEHISGISLAAHLSHSGPIPVHQLRKYTAQLLAGLDYLHSNSVVHKVLSASSVLVDAEGTVKITDYSISKRLADICKEDVFEQTRVRFSDNALPYKPGKKGDVWRLGLLLLSLSQGQECGEYPVTIPSDLPADFQDFLKK; from the exons ATGGGCCCATTCCTCACCAGTCAAGAAAGAGAGAAGGTCGAGAAGTGCAAAAAGCAA ATTCAAGGAGCAGAGACAGAATTCAGCTCCCTGGTGAAACTGAGCCATCCAAATATCGTTCGCTACTTTGCAATGAACTCCAGAGAGCAGGAGGACTCCATCGTGGTAGACATTTTGGCGGAGCACATCAGTGGGATCTCTCTTGCTGCACACCTGAGCCACTCGGGCCCAATTCCTGTGCACCAGCTACGCAAGTACACAGCTCAGCTCCTGGCAGGCCTGGATTACCTGCACAGCAACTCCGTGGTGCACAAGGTTCTGAGTGCATCCAGTGTCTTGGTAGATGCTGAGGGCACTGTAAAGATAACGGACTACAGCATCTCTAAGCGTCTGGCAGACATTTGCAAGGAGGACGTATTTGAGCAAACTCGAGTTCGATTTAGTGACAATGCCCTGCCCTATaaaccaggaaagaaaggggatgTGTGGCGGCTTGGCCTTCTGCTGCTATCTCTTAGCCAAGGACAAGAGTGTGGGGAATACCCCGTGACCATCCCCAGTGACTTACCAGCTGACTTCCAAGATTTCCTGAAGAAGTGA